A window from Deltaproteobacteria bacterium encodes these proteins:
- the gstA gene encoding glutathione transferase GstA has protein sequence MKLYFSPFACSLASHITAREAGIPLELTAVTLSTKRTAAGEDFLAVSPKGQVPTLRLDDGSILTENAAVLQYLADAAPNAGLLPAPGSRDRYRVLEWLNYVGTEIHKACYATMFTPDSPQEAKAWARGALDKKLAYVAKQLEGRAFAVGDHFTIADAYLAWSLMLAQRVGATLAPTAAAYLEGIQKRPAVQAAIAAEMAAVPKS, from the coding sequence ATGAAGCTCTACTTCTCGCCCTTTGCATGTTCGCTCGCGAGCCACATCACCGCGCGCGAGGCCGGCATCCCGCTCGAGCTCACCGCCGTCACGCTCTCGACCAAGCGCACCGCGGCGGGGGAAGACTTCCTCGCCGTCTCGCCCAAGGGCCAGGTGCCGACGCTGCGCCTCGACGACGGCAGCATCCTCACCGAGAACGCCGCGGTGCTTCAGTACCTCGCCGACGCCGCGCCGAACGCGGGTCTTCTGCCTGCGCCGGGATCGCGCGATCGCTACCGCGTGCTCGAATGGCTGAACTATGTCGGCACCGAGATCCACAAGGCTTGTTACGCCACGATGTTCACGCCCGACTCGCCGCAGGAAGCGAAGGCGTGGGCGCGCGGCGCGCTCGACAAGAAGCTCGCGTACGTAGCGAAGCAGCTCGAAGGCCGCGCGTTCGCAGTGGGCGACCACTTCACGATCGCGGACGCGTACCTCGCGTGGTCGCTGATGCTCGCGCAGCGCGTCGGCGCGACGCTGGCGCCCACTGCAGCGGCGTACCTCGAAGGCATTCAGAAGCGCCCGGCAGTACAGGCCGCAATCGCAGCGGAGATGGCGGCGGTGCCGAAGAGCTGA
- a CDS encoding TetR/AcrR family transcriptional regulator, with product MKRTASSTKSAPRKRGRPAEFQRGAALDAALATFWQRGYGGASLDDLTTAMDLNKPSLYAAFGNKQQLYEAAVDHYVANIGASYLAPLAAAKLRAALDGFFDAMIEGVSGKHGPRGCIVACTLPAEAGASNAAQAKLAAVLAQLDSALVARIHAAQLAGEIAKRRDARVLGQLVTSGMLALSIRARAGASKRTLRAIADEIVAAVLAP from the coding sequence ATGAAGCGCACAGCGTCGAGCACGAAATCGGCCCCACGAAAGCGCGGCAGGCCCGCGGAGTTCCAGCGCGGCGCCGCGCTCGATGCCGCGCTCGCGACGTTCTGGCAGCGCGGCTACGGCGGCGCGTCGCTCGACGACCTGACGACCGCGATGGATCTCAACAAGCCGAGCCTCTACGCCGCGTTCGGGAACAAGCAGCAGCTGTACGAGGCCGCCGTCGACCACTACGTCGCGAACATCGGCGCCTCGTACCTCGCGCCGCTCGCGGCCGCGAAGCTGCGCGCCGCGCTCGATGGCTTCTTCGACGCGATGATCGAGGGTGTGTCCGGCAAGCACGGCCCGCGCGGCTGCATCGTCGCGTGCACACTGCCTGCGGAGGCGGGCGCCTCGAACGCCGCGCAGGCGAAGCTCGCCGCGGTGCTCGCGCAGCTCGACAGCGCGCTGGTTGCGCGCATCCACGCCGCGCAGCTGGCGGGCGAGATCGCGAAGCGTCGCGACGCGCGCGTGCTCGGCCAGCTCGTCACGAGCGGGATGCTGGCGCTCTCGATCCGCGCGCGCGCGGGCGCGAGCAAGCGCACGCTGCGCGCGATCGCGGACGAGATCGTGGCGGCGGTGCTGGCGCCCTGA